Proteins encoded within one genomic window of Vanrija pseudolonga chromosome 3, complete sequence:
- the POLD2 gene encoding DNA polymerase delta small subunit, with product MASEISFEPGQPLRRAIAPYSSLPELSAPFLIDSGQRSYKHQYANIYFVRLIELRPVVEERAAQRWKNVRGRPPLLPRVLNLQRGQLCYIVGTIYMDMKLKPSVLEDMSGPAGIAPPPERPKFFSSQDSVHLEDESGRVRLVGDVIRKERMRADGGIVTGCIMAALGLETGNGDFEVVDLCFAGLPDLYRPETNGDVKGKAKASDAMDVDEDSHGTNGTAKEKTWVACVSGLSIGAESTVPDLKAQLLVEWLMGEDGGPQDQLEGARVARVVFAGNSLAAPVKEDRKPKPRFSHTADPAAAAHPSKTLSILISDLLSSSLPVNLVPGPTDPAGALLPQQALPKVMFGGKKAEGLECNTNPGWFQAGDRSFLVTGGQNINDLFKYLPGQSRLRMARRTLELRHVAPTAPDTLWIYPFPDTDPFILRHRPDVYVLGNQPEFETALVGGSAAPTRIILLPSFAETGTVALVCLETLEVKTIAFEVPSWAGDVKAAA from the exons ATGGCCTCGGAAATATCCTTTGAGCCAGGCcagccgctgcggcgcgcgatcGCGCCGTACTCGTCGCTGCCAGAGCTCTCAGCACCGTTCCTCATCGACAGTGGACAACGGTCGTACAAGCACCAATACGCCAACATCTACTTTGTGCGGCTAATCGAGCTGCGCCCAGTAGTGGAGGAGAGGGCAGCTCAACGCTGGAAGAACGTTCGAG GCCGaccacccctcctcccccgtGTCCTCAACCTGCAACGCGGGCAGCTGTGCTACATCGTCGGCACGATCTACATGGACATGAAGCTCAAGCCGTCTGTCCTCGAGGACATGTCTGGCCCCGCCGGCATCGCGCCCCCACCAGAACGGCCAAAGTTCTTCTCGTCACAGGACAGCGTgcacctcgaggacgagtctgggcgcgtgcgcctcgtcggtgaCGTGATTCGCAAGGAGCGGATGCGGGCCGACGGCGGTATCGTGACGGGTTGCATCATGGCCGCGCTGGGCCTCGAGACCGGCAACGGTGACtttgaggtcgtcgacctgtGCTTCGCTGGCCTGCCGGACCTGTATCGCCCAGAGACCAACGGCGAtgtcaagggcaaggccaaggcttCTGACGCGATGGACGTGGATGAGGATT CACATGGCACGAATGGCACGGCAAAGGAGAAGACCTGGGTCGCGTGTGTCTCTGGACTGTCGATTGGCGCCGAGAGCACAGTTCCAGACTTGAAAGCGCAGCTGTTGGTGGAATGGCTGATGGGCGAGGATGGTGGTCCCCAGGACCAGTTAGAAGGAGCAAGAGTTGCGCGGGTCGTCTTTGCTGGcaactcgctcgccgcaCCAGTCAAGGAGGACCGGAAACCA aaACCCCGGTTCAGCCACACGGCCGacccggcagcggcggcgcatcCGTCCAAGACGCTGTCGATCCTAATCTCCGACCTGTTGTCCAGCTCGCTGCCCGTCAACCTCGTACCCGGCCCAACAGACCCCGCAGGCGCACTGCTCCCACAGCAGGCTCTGCCAAAGGTCATGTTTggcggcaagaaggccgagggcctcgagtGCAATACGAACCCAGGCTGGTTCCAGGCCGGCGACAGGAG TTTCTTGGTGACGGGTGGACAAAACATCAACGACCTGTTCAAGTACCTCCCTGGCCAGTCGCGATTGCGCATGGCCCGCCGCACCCTCGAGTTGAGACATGttgcgccgacggcacccgACACGTTGTGGATCTACCCTTTCCCCGACACGGACCCGTTCATCCTGCGGCACCGGCCCGACGTGTACGTGCTTGGCAACCAGCCCGAGTTTGAGACGGCGCTCGTGGGAGGTTCTGCAGCCCCGACAAGGATCATCCTGCTGCCGTCGTTCGCCGAGACGGGCACTGTGGCGCTTGTCtgcctcgagacgctcgaggtgAAGACGATCGCGTTCGAGGTGCCCTCGTGGGCAGGAGACGTCAAAGCGGCAGCATAG
- the rad22 gene encoding DNA repair and recombination protein rad22, whose amino-acid sequence MTLSAYLLSQMNPNESLASMPPPNMMPLQTPRTPGGAQGGFSSAGYTASSVMGANDGSQWGAHHGAPSAWGGSQWGGTQGGFGGQPTQGRFTPWSEERIAMMQARLAKKLGPEYVSQRPGMGGGPKLSYLEGWKAINLANDVFGFNGWSSTIISLKTDYMDVTDQNRVTLGITAIIRVTLQDGCFHEDVGYGTAENLRGRSAALEKAQKEAVTDGLKRALKHFGNVMGNCLYDKDYAAAVKKMKVPPAKFNPEELERRPEFTPQGAPRPASAVPSHVNGNAKVPVLAPVPAPAIHRPATERGESPIPRADTPLRSLDDSGDSSSIMDGIEGEFAFMEGDSFFDEFDRPEAMETEVTTPVTNENTVPPPPQANNAPAYQHRHRPDFPAPPVVPTSASSSTSVLRPRSEANGTERKVAGAFAFPSNGADGKEKSAAAASARRAAIIAAAANGSTAEVAPRGSSGASAEAAPPRIPSGGVDGVATRASVNLRTHGQNLEIENTDTPGRYGAFASARGVKRDGSESPTKLDRARPGGPRSALSELLVSPGDPGSDWQSKRSRFM is encoded by the exons ATGACCCTCTCGGCGTACCTCCTCTCACAAATGAACCCCAACGAATCGTTAGCATCAATGCCGCCGCCAAACATGATGCCGCTACAGACACCTCGAACCCCCGGGGGCGCACAGGGAGGCTTCTCTTCTGCCGGATACACCGCTTCCAGTGTCATGGGTGCCAATGACGGTAGCCAGTGGGGTGCGCACCACGGCGCTCCCTCTGCATGGGGAGGAAGCCAGTGGGGGGGCACACAAGGCGGGTTTGGTGGACAGCCCACCCAGGGAAGGTTCACCCCCTGGTCCGAGGAGCGTATCGCTATGATGCAAGCGCGACTGGCGAAGAAGCTCGGACCAGAGTACGTCTCTCAACGTCCTGGTATGGGTGGAGGACCCAAGCTTAG CTATCTCGAAGGGTGGAAGG CTATCAACTTGGCCAACGATGTGTTTGGATTTAACGGGTGGTCTTCAACCATCATCTCTCTGAAGACAGACTAT ATGGACGTCACGGACCAGAACCGCGTCACTCTCGGTATCACTGCCATCATCCGCGTGACGCTTCAAGACGGATGCTTCCACGAGGATGTCGGCTATGGTACTGCTGAGAACTTACGAGGAAGATCGGCGGCGTTGGAGAAG GCACAGAAGGAAGCGGTCACCGACGGCCTGAAGCGTGCTCTGAAGCACTTTGGCAATGTTATGGGAAACTGTCTTTACGACAAGGACTATGCCGCTGCTGTGAAGAAGATGAAGGTTCCACCT GCCAAGTTCAACCCCGAAGAGCTCGAACGCCGACCAGAGTTCACGCCTCAAGGTGCACCGCGTCCAGCGTCTGCAGTCCCCTCACACGTCAACGGCAATGCCAAGGTCCCTGTACTTGCCCCCGTCCCCGCACCAGCTATCCACCGGCCCGCAACAGAACGAGGCGAATCTCCCATCCCCAGGGCGGACACGCCACTGCGTTCTCTCGATGATTcgggcgacagcagcagcatcatgGACGGCATCGAGGGAGAGTTTGCGTTCATGGAGGGAGACTCGTTCTTTGACGAGTTCGACCGGCCAGAAGCGATGGAGACTGAGGT CACTACGCCTGTCACGAACGAGAACACCgtgccaccaccgccgcaaGCTAACAACGCCCCTGCCTATCAACACCGTCACCGGCCCGACTTCCCTGCGCCACCAGTCGTACCCACCTCAGCGTCATCGTCAACATCGGTTCTACGCCCCAGGAGCGAAGCCAATGGAACGGAGCGCAAGGTTGCTGGCGCATTTGCCTTCCCGAGCAATGGTGCGGACGGCAAAGAGAAgtctgccgcggcggcgtccgcaaggcgcgccgccatcatcgcggcagcggcaaaCGGTTCAACGGCAGAGGTTGCTCCTCGTGGTTCATCCGGCGCATCAGCTGaagcagctcctcctcgtatTCCATCGGGTGGCGTAGACGGCGTGGCAACCAGGGCCTCAGTCAACCTTCGAACTCATGGTCAGAACCTGGAAATTGAGAACACGGACACGCCGGGACGCTATGGCGCCTTTGCCAGTGCTCGCGGCGTCAAGCGGGATGG GAGCGAGTCGCCAACCAAGCTGGACcgtgctcggcctggcgGACCTCGGTCTGCGCTGAGCGAGCTGCTTGTGTCTCCGGGCGACCCCGGCAGTGACTGGCAGAGTAAGCGTTCACGCTTCATGTAG
- the sdh4 gene encoding Succinate dehydrogenase [ubiquinone] cytochrome b small subunit, mitochondrial, whose translation MSFVRPVSALRTGLALGVRPLHTSRVVAVQASKRRQAISPDETAGFKYTPDNAIFKGTVNDPTDFPTPNRAHGSYHWAFERLLSASLIPLTAAAVVASPTAHPLLDGALGVAIVIHTHIGFTSCIDDYVHERKFGALGSLARWALRFGTAGALLGVYEFNTNDIGITELAIKLFSA comes from the exons ATGTCGTTCGTCCGCCCCGTCTCTGCCCTCCGCACCGGTCTCGCTCTCGGCGTGCGGCCCCTCCACACCT cgcgtgtcgtcgctgttcAGGCGTCGAAGCGCAGGCAGGCCATCTCGCCCGACGAGACGGCCGGGTTCAAGTACACCCCCGACAACG CCATCTTCAAGGGCACTGTCAACGACCCGACCGACTTCCCCACGCCCAACCGCGCCCACGGCTCGTACCACTGGGCCTTTGAGCGCCTCCTCTCGGCCAGCCTGATCCCCctcactgccgccgctgtcgttgcgtcgcccaccgcccac cccCTCCTTGACGgagccctcggcgtcgccatcgtcaTCCACACCCACATCGGCTTCACGTCGTGCATTGACGACTACGTCCACGAGCGCAAGTTCGGCGCTcttggctcgctcgcccgctggGCCCTCCGCTTCGGAACCGCCGGTGCCCTTCTCGGCGTGTACGAGTTCAACACCAACGACATTGGCAtcaccgagctcgccatcAAGCTCTTCTCTGCTTAA
- the ABH1 gene encoding Nuclear cap-binding protein subunit 1, producing the protein MSFQNGYGGGGGGYGGGGGGYGGGYGGGGGGYGGGGGGYGGGYGGGYGGGGGRGRRNDRGRGPRGGGGPARSAPETTAVRLRKMVLKLGDDEDYDAVEDPPRLAKVLRRQWREGSQGVLDGFRYGITEQPYKHHHYVSLLLQLGYRDPEDEEAPADDAQVGEKRKADDSEPQFAREVLEDIGKSFRAAVEGREWLSARLLLQFLSLLVAPGLVNPTSLIDVYKGLLSVLNEVGGGGDRSERAVRAVGEGLIRSASSLYPAYPEEVEALISSIEGFILARPGSRDLANPLSPILPVGEVAEPYADTLAELLTVLHALRDSDYNPPEILLRPYEALPAPDSDPFLLTAVYMPPEMYDVDEQNPQAGEGQTGGLRLFADDVVPSPDSVTGWTLRSLILDMVSIFEVNRKECARLLLALPRFLPPGTFKSEDSESTYSLESSIVGTVLASYFALPKAPHKPIYFYSAITELCKLSPSTVAPPVGRGVRKLFTLLGHDGLDVEIAKRASDWFAVHLSNFGFQWMWKEWIPDLELPASHPRRAFMRRVVELEIRLAYHDRILQTLPDPMLPPEAGVVSEDAPDEVWVYEDKDNALHVEAEHLLRLLKQKVAPNEVKDYLDSIPGARLESGDISPKVLLMAAETILHLGSRSFSHFLNATERYLDVLRHLSPDFASRRVLLDAVQSFWRNSSQQRLITVDKYLQYGILEPLDVVDWIFSDESTNSTDKGDGWTDGDKWEMLRMTLDKVVGRVVAVRRRLRAVDKADEVARARRAAERLERGEGVGDDEGDEDETMLERSRESRDAQASLDLQTNRLEKVFASVVRRFAAELLPWVYAPSSDSLGLKAVLTLLDSGETGAWHLRARWGWWREFVRLYAPHLEPLAANIESSVFASLPARESGDESPEARAEAMVKQVWVDVLGRE; encoded by the exons ATGAGCTTCCAAAacggctacggcggcggtggaggcggatacggcggtggcggtggcggctaCGGTGGTGGCTACGGAGGGGGCGGAGGTGGCTacggcggaggaggcggtggtTACGGCGGTGGTTACGGCGGTGGAtacggtggtggtggtggccgtggacGACGCA ATGACCGTGGGCGAGGACcacgcggcggtggcggcccTGCACGCTCAGCGCCCGAGACGACCGCGGTGCGATTGCGCAAGATGgtgctcaagctcggcgacgacgag GACTACGACGCTGTCGAGGACCCGCCCCGCCTTGCAAAGGTGCTCCGCCGGCAGTGGCGCGAGGGCTCGcagggcgtgctcgacggaTTCCGCTatgg AATCACAGAGCAGCCGTACAAGCACCACCACTAcgtctcgctcctcctccagctgGGCTACCgcgaccccgaggacgaggaggcgccTGCGGATgacgcgcaggtcggcgagaagcgcaaggccgacgacagcgagccgCAGTTTGCccgcgaggtgctcgaggacatTGGCAAGAGCTTccgtgccgccgtcgaggggCGCGAGTGGCTCTCAGCCCGTCTTCTG CTACAGTTCctctcgctcctcgtcgcgccgggcCTCGTCAACCCCACCTCCCTGATCGACGTGTACAAGGGTCTCCTGTCCGTCCTcaacgaggtcggcggcggcggcgaccgctCCGAGCGTGctgtccgcgccgtcggcgagggcctcatccgctccgcgtcgtcgctgtacCCCGCGTACCCCGAGGAAGTCGAGGCGCTCATCAGCAGCATCGAGGGCTTCATCCTCGCCCGTCCCGGatcgcgcgacctcgccaacccCCTCTCGCCGATCCTCCCtgttggcgaggtggccgagcCGTACGCCGAC ActctcgccgagctcctcacGGTGCTGCATGCGCTCCGCGACTCGGACTACAACCCGCCCGAGATCCTCCTCCGTCCGTACGAGGCCCTCCCGGCCCCCGACAGCGaccccttcctcctcaccGCCGTCTACATGCCCCCAGAGATGTACGACGTCGATGAGCAGAACCCCCAGGCTGGCGAGGGCCAGACAGGTGGTCTCCGTCTCTTTGCCGATGAT GTGGTGCCCAGCCCTGACAGCGTCACTGGCTGGACCCTCCGCAgcctcatcctcgacatGGTCTCCATCTTCGAGGTCAACCGCAAGGAGTGCGCccgcctccttcttgccctgCCGCGATTCCTTCCCCCTGGCACCTTCAAGTCTGAGGACTCGGAGTCGACCTACTCGCTCGAGTCGTCGATCGTCGGCACCGTCCTCGCCTCGTACTTTGCCCTCCCCAAGGCGCCTCACAAACCCATCTACTTCTACTCGGCCATCACCGAGCTGTGCAAGCTGAGCCCAAGCACGGTCGCCCCGCCCGTCGGCCGCGGTGTGCGCAAGCTCTTCACCCTGCTCGGCcatgacggcctcgacgttgAGATTGCCAAGCGCGCGTCAGACTGGTTCGCTGTGCACCTCAGCAACTTCGGTTTCCAGTGGATGTGGAAGGAGTGGAtccccgacctcgagctcccaGCCTCGCACCCACGACGCGCCTTCatgcgccgtgtcgtcgagcttgagaTTCGCCTCGCGTACCACGACCGCATCCTCCAGACTCTCCCCGACCCCATGCTCCCTCCCGAGGCGGGTGTTGTCTCAGAGGATGCCCCCGACGAGGTCTGGGTCtacgaggacaaggacaacgCCTTGCATGTCGAGGCTGAGCACCTGCTCCGCCTCTTGAAACAAAAGGTTGCGCCcaacgaggtcaaggacTACCTCGACAGCATCCCTGGCGCTCGGTTGGAATCAGGAGACATCTCTCCTAAGGTTCTCCTTATGGCCGCCGAGACCATCTTGCATTTGGGttcgcgctccttctcgcaTTTCCTCAACGCTACCGAGCGTTACCTCGACGTGTTGAGGCATCTGAGCCCCGACTTTGCCTCCcggcgcgtcctcctcgacgccgtccagTCGTTCTGGCGCAACTCGAGCCAGCAGCGTCTGATCACGGTCGACAAATACCTCCAGTACGGCATCCTCGAGCCCTTGGACGTTGTCGACTGGATCTTCTCGGACGAGTCGACCAACAGCACCGACAAGGGTGACGGCTGGACGGATGGCGACAAGTGGGAGATGCTTCGCATGACCCTGGACAAGGTCGTCGGCAGAGTTGTGGctgtgcgccgccgcctccgtgCCGTTGACAAGGCCGATGAGGTtgcccgtgctcgtcgtgcagccgagcgcctcgagcgtggcgagggcgttggagacgacgagggagacgaggacgagacgaTGTTGGAGCGCTCGCGCGAGTCGCGTGATGCGCAGGCGTCCCTCGACCTCCAGACCAACCGCCTCGAGAAGGTGTTTGCGTCGGTGGTTAGGAGGTtcgctgccgagctcctgCCATGGGTGTACGCGCCTTCATCCGACTCGTTGGGCCTCAAGGCCGTGCTCACGCTGCTCGACAGTGGTGAGACCGGCGCGTGgcacctgcgcgcgcgctggggcTGGTGGCGCGAGTTTGTGCGCCTCTACGCACCCCACCTCGAGCCACTGGCGGCCAACATTGAGTCGTCGGTGTTCGCCTCGCTCCCCGCCCgcgagagcggcgacgagtcgcCCGAAGCAAGGGCCGAGGCCATGGTGAAGCAGGTGTgggtcgacgtgctcggccgTGAGTAG